Genomic segment of Streptosporangium sp. NBC_01755:
GTTCATCCACCGAGAGGCAGCGTTCGGTGAGCACACAGAGGATCCAAGCCGCGGGCAGCGGCCTACGCCCGCGGAACTGGCGGGTGAGGCGGCGCCTTGTCGCGCTCATCCTGGTGCCCACGATCGCCGCGGTGCTGCTCGGCGGGGTCCAGGTGCTCGCCTCGATGAGTGCCTCGAACGACTACCGGCGGATCAACGACCTGGCCCGGCTCTCCGGCCACGTCGGCGCGCTCACCCACGAACTGGCCAAGGAACGTGACCACACCGCCTGGTTCATCGCCCTCGGCCGCCCCGCGAGCGGGGTGAAGAACGTGCGGGCCCAGATGGACCTGGTCGACGGTGCCGTGACACGCGTTCGCGAGAGCGGTGCCCTGCTCGGCAGGGAGGTGAGCGGCCGTACCCGGGACGAGGTCGAGACCGCGATCACCCGCCTGGACGACCTCCCCCCGTTGCGTACCCAGGCCCTGGGGTCGACGCTGCTACCCGACGCGGCCATCGCCGCCTACACCCCGGTCATCGCCGATCTGATCTCCCTCCACGACGAGCTCGGCAAGGGCACCGCCGACGACGTCCTGTTCGGCCAGGCCCTGACCCTGGACGCGCTCGCCCGCGCCAAGGAGGCGGTCTCGTTCCAGCGGGCGCTGCTGACCGTGGTGCTGGTGGCGGGGCGGTTCGAGCAGGAGCAGATGGAGCAGTTCCTCGGCGCGCTCTCCACGGAACGCAACGAGAGGAAGGCCTTCGCCGCCGAGGCCGGAAGCCGGGACCGCCGCCTCTTCGACGAGGCGGTCAACGGCCGTACCGCCGACCGCGCCGAGTTCCTCCGCGAGCTGGTCCTGCTCCGCGTGGCCTCCGGCGTCTCGCTGAAAGGGCTGGACCCGGCGGAGAAGGACGACGCCGAGGAGTGGTTCGATGCGGCCACCGTCGTCGTCGACCAGATGCGCGGGGTCGAGGAACGGCACGCCCGGGACATCGTGGTACGCAGCCAGCAGCTCGGTGACGCCGAGCAGAGCCGCGCCCTGATGGTCGCCATGGCCGTCGTCACCCTGCTGGCGCTCGTGCTGGTGATCACCATCTGGGTGGCGCGCTCGCTGGTCAGCCCGCTACGGCGGCTGCGCGGGGAGGCGTTGGAGGTCGCCGGGGAGCGGCTGCCCGCGTACGTCCAGCGGGTCCGCGAGTCGCGCGAGGGGGAGGTCGTCGCGGACGTGCCGCCGATCGGGGTGCTGTCCCGAGACGAGATCGGCGAGGTCGCCAGGGCGTTCGACGAGGTACTCAGGGAGGCGGTGCGGCTGGCGGGCGACGAGGCCAAGTTGCGGAACACGGTGAACGCGATGTTCGTCAACCTCTCCCGGCGGAGCCAGAACCTGGTGGAACGCCAGCTCAGCCTGGTCGAGCGGCTGGAGCGCGGCGAGCGCGACGACCAGCGGCTGGCGGACCTGTTCAAGCTCGACCACCTCGCCACCCGCATGCGCCGCAACAGCGAGAACCTGCTCGTCCTCGCCGGGCAGGAGGTGGCACGGCGCTGGAGGCAGCCTGTCGAGCTGATGGACGTGGTCAGGGCCGCGCTGTCGGAGGTGGAGAACTATGAGCGGGTGACGAACCGGGTCCAGTCGGAGGTCGCCGTCGAGGGTCCCGCGGTGAGCGACGTGGTCCACCTGCTGGCCGAGTTGGTGGAGAACGCCGTCTCGTTCTCGCAGACGAACACCAGGGTCACGGTGTCCAGCAGCCGGATCGAGGGCGGCGGTGTGATGGTCTCGGTGACCGACCAGGGCATCGGTATGACGCCGGACGAGCTCTCCCAGGCCAACTGGCGGCTGGCCAACCCGCAGGCCGCCGACGCGTCGGTCGCCCGCCACATGGGTCTGTTCGTGGTCGGCCGCCTCGCGGTCAAGCACGACATCCGGGTCCGGCTCCGCCACCAGGAGTCCGGCCTGACCGCGATGATCCTCCTCCCGGAGACGCTCCTCGTCACGCCGCCCGACGCGCCCCAGCAGGTCGGCTACCCGCAACTCTCCGGCGCCCTCCCCGCGGGTGTCTCGCCCTTTACCGGCCCGTCGTTCCCCGCCGGTGCCGAGGGCCTGTCCCGGAGGGCCCCCGTGCTCGCGGCCCCCACCGCGCAGGTCCCCGCACAGGCATCCCCCGCACCCGGGTGGGACAGGCGGCCGGACGCGAACGCGCCGAGCGTGTGGAGCCCGCCCGTGGAGCGGTCCCGCTCGCGGGGGGAGTTCCCAGAGCCGGACTCCGGCCT
This window contains:
- a CDS encoding nitrate- and nitrite sensing domain-containing protein, producing MRRRLVALILVPTIAAVLLGGVQVLASMSASNDYRRINDLARLSGHVGALTHELAKERDHTAWFIALGRPASGVKNVRAQMDLVDGAVTRVRESGALLGREVSGRTRDEVETAITRLDDLPPLRTQALGSTLLPDAAIAAYTPVIADLISLHDELGKGTADDVLFGQALTLDALARAKEAVSFQRALLTVVLVAGRFEQEQMEQFLGALSTERNERKAFAAEAGSRDRRLFDEAVNGRTADRAEFLRELVLLRVASGVSLKGLDPAEKDDAEEWFDAATVVVDQMRGVEERHARDIVVRSQQLGDAEQSRALMVAMAVVTLLALVLVITIWVARSLVSPLRRLRGEALEVAGERLPAYVQRVRESREGEVVADVPPIGVLSRDEIGEVARAFDEVLREAVRLAGDEAKLRNTVNAMFVNLSRRSQNLVERQLSLVERLERGERDDQRLADLFKLDHLATRMRRNSENLLVLAGQEVARRWRQPVELMDVVRAALSEVENYERVTNRVQSEVAVEGPAVSDVVHLLAELVENAVSFSQTNTRVTVSSSRIEGGGVMVSVTDQGIGMTPDELSQANWRLANPQAADASVARHMGLFVVGRLAVKHDIRVRLRHQESGLTAMILLPETLLVTPPDAPQQVGYPQLSGALPAGVSPFTGPSFPAGAEGLSRRAPVLAAPTAQVPAQASPAPGWDRRPDANAPSVWSPPVERSRSRGEFPEPDSGLFGSLPGPLDSFPGQVPADGTGPLPRMGASPPAQRDEFLPIFASVESAWFRIAASSGEPGAEPDGSAAAAPGDPVPGKLRDEPEAWSSPGDGGWQAAQAASAPAHGGTTAAGLPRRTPKANLVPGSVAPLARAQSHPEPGAAPAPVSAERLRDRISSFQQGVHRARNELSNGDR